The following are encoded in a window of Paraburkholderia hospita genomic DNA:
- a CDS encoding MipA/OmpV family protein: MKTMRGEILGAVALCAAIRSVEASPIDLSNALPNFIGGGIGSTTEYAGGKDRIVGVVPGMRYVTSGGHLLEWYGTYAQYNFGDLAGFQWGPALALRLGRRNVDDPVVSQVHSVDTTLEGGGFVGYEYSHVGDIPYRLRGEVTVVTNADAVYSGARISLNTSAWFPIHQRMFVGGGLGATWVSAGFNETYYGVTAEDAARSGLPVYTPGGGLNQVTGWLAAIYQINPSWYAGAMIYYQRISGDAAGSPIVTQRGTRNQLTYGVGIAYAFR; encoded by the coding sequence ATGAAGACGATGCGTGGCGAGATTCTCGGTGCGGTCGCTTTATGCGCTGCGATTCGGAGTGTAGAAGCCAGCCCCATTGACTTGTCGAACGCTTTGCCGAATTTTATCGGAGGCGGTATCGGGTCGACGACGGAGTATGCGGGTGGCAAGGACCGGATAGTCGGTGTCGTGCCGGGCATGCGCTATGTGACCAGTGGTGGTCACTTGCTGGAATGGTATGGAACCTACGCACAATATAACTTCGGCGACCTGGCGGGCTTCCAGTGGGGCCCTGCCTTGGCGTTGCGACTGGGCCGGCGAAACGTCGACGACCCCGTGGTTTCGCAGGTTCACAGCGTGGACACGACGCTGGAAGGCGGCGGCTTCGTCGGATACGAATACAGTCACGTTGGCGATATCCCGTATCGCCTGCGTGGAGAGGTCACGGTAGTCACGAATGCAGACGCGGTCTATTCAGGCGCGCGCATCTCGCTGAACACCAGCGCGTGGTTCCCGATCCATCAGCGGATGTTCGTCGGAGGCGGACTGGGGGCAACCTGGGTGAGTGCAGGCTTCAACGAAACCTATTACGGCGTAACGGCAGAGGACGCCGCCAGAAGCGGACTGCCCGTGTATACGCCGGGCGGAGGACTGAATCAGGTGACCGGCTGGCTTGCCGCGATCTATCAGATCAATCCGAGCTGGTATGCAGGCGCGATGATTTACTACCAGCGCATCAGCGGGGACGCAGCCGGCAGCCCGATCGTCACGCAGCGGGGTACGCGGAACCAGCTCACCTATGGAGTCGGCATTGCTTACGCCTTTCGCTAA
- a CDS encoding mechanosensitive ion channel family protein has translation MNPFTRRQFIRVQHFASERTRVSVRVGASSAGVGRGVPSFRTWPVVACFLIALGACIIPADAAPLPAALQSIVNTATGAASPVPASQPASASSPASEAELARSLDTLIDTLDNDTKRNALVTQLKGLRDASQHGAPAAPAPAKGDLLGAIASGLASVETNLNEGRTPLRFWATRFSGAASELRAILTGSRGESFGKLLIGMAVTLAGWGGCAGLLVYLQRRICARYGWHVALAPNPTSLDMLGFALRQTGPWIVAFVAVLLFVQAMPDALGRTLGLVIAYAIVVGSIFSAICMIVFSVFGTAHRRVAVQQLLTQGLWPLFAIGACGALGDATANPEVIRLLGVNLAGLVSSFANMVAAILIGYFALAYRRPVTHLISNRAYSRRRDHKFATEALDILASLWHIPILLIAIASVVAIIDGRGEEGNVLQPSLLSALFLVLTLFVSALLLHLTRRKDSRVQRRAPHLMRLLRFATMLFLLAIWLAYIRFELVLWSGPIARLIRHNAMTPGFRHALIAIIATVFGAWFMWILIDTVILETLGPSNSRNKTLDPGVRARTMLPLVRNAIFVTVVSLAAIIGAASLGINLTPLLAGAGVIGLAVGFGAKSLVTDLITGLFIIVEETISVGDWIEVDGAHAGTVMDLTIRTVRLRDGQGAVHTIPFSQIKIVKNLSRDFANAVFEVRLPFSADIDEVTRMIVQVGADLTEDSRFRDEILGPIEVWGLDRFDANWIVVKGQIKTRPLQQWSVARAFNARLKLVMDRAGIEIPVPQMQLHASPKERNL, from the coding sequence ATGAACCCATTCACGCGGCGTCAGTTCATTCGTGTTCAGCACTTCGCCAGCGAACGCACGCGCGTATCGGTTCGCGTAGGCGCGTCAAGCGCTGGCGTGGGGAGGGGTGTGCCGTCCTTCCGCACGTGGCCAGTGGTAGCCTGCTTCCTGATCGCGCTTGGCGCTTGCATCATTCCGGCCGATGCCGCGCCTCTGCCCGCCGCGCTGCAAAGTATCGTCAACACCGCGACGGGAGCCGCATCGCCAGTCCCGGCATCGCAACCCGCATCTGCATCTTCCCCTGCCAGCGAGGCTGAGCTTGCGCGCTCGCTGGACACCTTGATCGATACGCTCGACAACGACACAAAACGCAATGCGCTCGTTACCCAGCTAAAAGGGCTACGAGACGCCAGCCAGCATGGTGCGCCCGCAGCGCCTGCACCAGCTAAAGGCGATCTGCTCGGCGCGATCGCGTCCGGCCTCGCATCCGTCGAGACGAATCTGAACGAAGGTCGCACACCACTGCGTTTCTGGGCGACCCGTTTCAGCGGGGCAGCCAGCGAACTGCGAGCGATCCTCACAGGTTCGCGTGGGGAATCATTCGGCAAACTTCTGATCGGCATGGCTGTGACGCTTGCGGGATGGGGCGGTTGCGCAGGCTTGCTGGTCTATTTGCAGCGACGCATCTGTGCGCGTTATGGCTGGCATGTCGCACTCGCGCCGAATCCGACGTCGCTCGACATGCTGGGCTTCGCTTTGCGGCAGACCGGACCCTGGATCGTCGCGTTCGTGGCAGTGCTGCTGTTCGTGCAGGCAATGCCCGATGCGCTCGGCCGAACCCTTGGGCTTGTGATTGCCTATGCGATCGTCGTGGGATCGATCTTCTCGGCGATCTGCATGATCGTGTTCTCCGTGTTCGGTACGGCACATCGGCGCGTCGCCGTCCAGCAGTTGCTTACGCAGGGTCTTTGGCCGCTCTTTGCAATCGGAGCATGTGGCGCGCTTGGCGACGCAACGGCCAATCCGGAGGTGATACGCCTGCTCGGCGTGAATTTAGCCGGGCTCGTGTCGAGCTTCGCCAATATGGTGGCGGCCATTTTGATCGGTTACTTTGCGCTCGCTTACCGGCGGCCCGTCACGCACCTGATAAGCAACCGCGCCTATTCGCGCAGGCGCGATCACAAGTTCGCCACGGAAGCGCTCGATATTCTCGCGTCACTGTGGCATATCCCGATCCTGCTGATCGCGATCGCATCCGTCGTCGCAATCATTGACGGGCGCGGTGAGGAGGGGAACGTCCTGCAACCGTCTCTTCTCAGCGCGCTGTTTCTTGTTCTCACGCTGTTCGTGTCTGCGTTGCTGCTGCATCTGACGCGTCGTAAGGACTCGCGCGTGCAGCGCCGGGCGCCGCACCTGATGCGACTGTTGCGCTTCGCCACCATGTTGTTCCTTCTCGCGATATGGCTCGCGTACATCCGGTTTGAACTGGTGCTGTGGAGTGGTCCAATCGCCCGGTTGATCAGACACAACGCGATGACGCCTGGCTTCAGGCATGCGCTAATCGCCATTATCGCGACGGTTTTTGGCGCATGGTTCATGTGGATTCTCATCGATACCGTTATCCTCGAAACATTGGGCCCGAGCAATTCACGCAACAAGACACTCGATCCGGGCGTGCGAGCACGCACGATGTTGCCGTTGGTGCGCAACGCGATATTCGTGACGGTTGTGAGCCTGGCAGCCATCATCGGCGCCGCGAGTCTTGGGATCAATCTGACACCTCTGCTGGCAGGCGCGGGAGTGATCGGTCTTGCAGTGGGCTTCGGTGCGAAGTCGCTGGTCACGGATCTGATTACGGGACTCTTCATCATTGTCGAGGAGACGATCTCGGTAGGTGACTGGATCGAGGTCGACGGTGCCCACGCCGGCACTGTGATGGACCTGACCATCCGCACGGTGCGGCTGCGCGACGGGCAAGGCGCGGTTCACACGATCCCGTTCTCGCAGATCAAGATCGTCAAGAATCTTTCGCGCGACTTCGCCAACGCTGTATTCGAAGTAAGACTGCCATTCTCAGCCGACATAGACGAAGTCACTCGGATGATCGTGCAAGTCGGGGCCGACCTGACCGAAGATTCTCGCTTTCGCGACGAAATTCTCGGTCCCATCGAAGTGTGGGGGCTCGACCGGTTTGATGCCAACTGGATCGTGGTAAAAGGCCAGATCAAGACGCGGCCGCTACAGCAATGGAGCGTGGCGCGTGCTTTCAATGCACGGCTGAAGCTCGTGATGGACAGGGCCGGTATCGAGATCCCGGTGCCGCAGATGCAGCTGCACGCATCGCCGAAGGAGCGCAACCTGTGA
- a CDS encoding SDR family oxidoreductase: MDKRALIIGATGIVGGNLAQHLLACGGWNVTGLSRGRTKAPDGIESVTADLTSASSVADALQGQHFSHAFFTAWSRQATERENIEVNGAMVRHVLDALGPSGKLEHAALVTGLKHYLGPFEAYAQGSVPLTPFREEQGRQPVDNFYYEQEDRLFEAARQYGFSWSVHRPHTIIGFALGNAMNMGVTLAVYATLCKETGQPFVFPGSPAQWNSLTDMTDARLLARHLEWASTSPNALNEDFNVVNGDVFRWKWMWSQLAQYFGIEPAPFDGETRPLEHRMQEASRQWAEIASRYQLKEAGIDRLVSWWHTDADLGRPMEVLTDMSKSRKAGFLDYQSTPDAFFALFDRLKRERIIPS, from the coding sequence ATGGACAAACGGGCACTCATCATTGGCGCGACGGGCATCGTCGGCGGCAATCTCGCGCAACATCTACTCGCATGCGGAGGCTGGAACGTGACTGGTCTCTCGCGCGGCCGCACGAAGGCGCCCGACGGCATCGAATCCGTCACAGCCGATCTGACTTCGGCGAGCTCCGTTGCCGACGCGCTGCAGGGGCAGCATTTCAGTCACGCCTTCTTTACCGCGTGGTCGCGACAGGCAACCGAGCGCGAGAACATCGAAGTGAACGGCGCAATGGTCCGTCACGTGCTGGACGCGCTCGGCCCTTCCGGCAAGCTCGAACATGCCGCGCTTGTCACCGGGCTCAAGCATTACCTCGGGCCTTTCGAAGCGTATGCGCAGGGCAGTGTGCCGCTCACGCCGTTTCGCGAGGAACAGGGCCGGCAGCCCGTCGACAACTTCTACTACGAGCAGGAAGACCGGCTGTTCGAAGCAGCGCGTCAATATGGCTTCAGCTGGAGCGTGCATCGGCCGCATACGATCATCGGCTTCGCGCTCGGCAACGCGATGAATATGGGCGTCACGCTCGCCGTGTACGCGACGCTGTGCAAGGAAACGGGGCAGCCGTTCGTGTTTCCCGGTTCGCCCGCGCAATGGAACAGTCTCACGGATATGACCGACGCCCGCCTGCTCGCGCGGCATCTCGAGTGGGCATCCACGTCGCCCAACGCGCTCAACGAGGACTTCAACGTCGTCAATGGCGACGTGTTCCGGTGGAAATGGATGTGGTCGCAGTTGGCGCAATACTTCGGCATCGAGCCTGCGCCTTTCGATGGTGAGACTCGTCCGCTCGAACATCGCATGCAGGAGGCGAGCAGGCAATGGGCGGAAATCGCGAGCCGCTATCAATTGAAGGAAGCAGGCATCGACAGGCTCGTGTCGTGGTGGCATACGGACGCCGACCTCGGACGTCCGATGGAAGTTTTGACGGACATGAGCAAAAGCCGTAAAGCCGGGTTCCTCGATTACCAGAGCACACCGGATGCGTTCTTTGCATTGTTCGACAGGTTGAAGCGGGAACGGATCATTCCGTCGTAG
- a CDS encoding maleylacetate reductase, whose translation MIAFTYTGRPGRIVFGSGAIERLADELDELCIRRALVLCTPEQRFLADRVRKLAGEHCADVFDRAVMHVPVETAQEGVAAALAAGADGLVAAGGGSTLGLAKAIALETSLPILAIPTTYAGSEVTPIYGMTSASEKKTGKSYRVLPRTVIYDACLTLTLPAALSATSGLNAIAHAAEGLYAQDANPVMSLFAEEGIRSLARALPRIVEKPNDIAAREAAQYGAWLCGTVLGSVGMALHHKLCHTLGGMFNLPHAETHAVMLPYSMAFNLPAAPAAHERLCKALDTQEPAAALHDLGRSLHAPASLEALGLRSSDIHTAATAAMQAPYYNPRPLSYEAVHRLLACAFDGIRPDSRTFESV comes from the coding sequence ATGATTGCCTTCACCTACACCGGCCGGCCCGGCCGCATCGTGTTCGGCTCGGGAGCGATCGAGCGCCTCGCCGACGAACTGGACGAACTGTGCATCCGGCGCGCGCTCGTGCTCTGCACGCCGGAGCAGCGCTTTCTCGCCGACCGCGTGCGCAAGCTCGCGGGCGAGCACTGCGCGGACGTGTTCGATCGGGCCGTCATGCACGTGCCTGTCGAAACTGCGCAGGAAGGGGTCGCGGCGGCGCTCGCGGCGGGCGCGGATGGACTGGTCGCGGCGGGCGGCGGGTCGACACTCGGACTCGCGAAAGCCATCGCGCTCGAAACCTCGTTGCCGATCCTCGCCATCCCGACCACGTACGCCGGCTCCGAAGTCACGCCTATCTACGGCATGACGTCGGCCAGCGAGAAAAAGACGGGCAAGAGCTATCGCGTGCTGCCGCGCACCGTGATCTACGACGCGTGCCTCACACTGACCTTGCCGGCGGCGCTGTCGGCGACGAGTGGCCTCAACGCGATCGCGCATGCCGCCGAAGGCCTCTATGCGCAGGACGCCAATCCCGTGATGTCGCTGTTTGCGGAAGAAGGTATCCGCAGCCTCGCGCGCGCGTTGCCGCGCATCGTCGAAAAACCCAACGATATCGCGGCGCGCGAAGCCGCCCAGTACGGCGCATGGCTGTGCGGGACTGTGCTGGGCAGCGTCGGCATGGCATTGCATCACAAGCTGTGCCACACGCTCGGCGGTATGTTCAATCTGCCGCACGCAGAAACCCATGCGGTGATGCTGCCTTACTCGATGGCGTTCAATCTGCCGGCCGCGCCAGCGGCGCACGAACGTCTGTGCAAGGCGCTGGACACGCAAGAACCCGCTGCCGCGCTGCACGACCTTGGCCGCTCGCTTCATGCGCCAGCGTCTCTCGAAGCGCTGGGCCTGCGGTCATCCGATATTCACACGGCGGCCACGGCCGCAATGCAGGCGCCCTATTACAACCCTCGGCCGCTCTCTTATGAAGCGGTACATCGCTTGCTGGCATGTGCTTTCGATGGCATACGGCCAGACAGCCGGACGTTCGAAAGCGTGTAG
- a CDS encoding intradiol ring-cleavage dioxygenase, whose protein sequence is MRNLDENTITDAVLARHEHAPDERLKTIVTSLVRHLHAFAREVGLTEREWEAGIRFLTDVGHITDDRRQEFILLSDTLGLSMLVTAMAHRKPSGCTEATVFGPFFVDNAPEYRNGDDVANGARGEPCFVSGVVRGPDGEPVSCARIEVWQADAEGFYDVQHSNADTHRARGVLHSLPDGRYHFRSIVAEPYPIPHDGPVGRMLEALGRHPWRPAHLHFMITAPGYERLVTHVFREGDRYLDSDAVFGVRSSLIAPWIRHESGTAPDGTVMATPFSTLAFDFVLSRSS, encoded by the coding sequence ATGCGAAACCTCGACGAGAACACCATCACGGATGCCGTGCTTGCACGCCACGAACACGCACCCGATGAGCGGCTCAAGACGATCGTCACGAGTCTCGTGCGGCATCTGCACGCCTTCGCTCGCGAAGTCGGCCTGACCGAGCGCGAATGGGAAGCTGGCATCCGCTTTCTCACCGACGTCGGCCATATCACCGACGACCGCCGCCAGGAATTCATTCTGCTGTCGGATACGCTGGGCCTTTCGATGCTAGTGACGGCAATGGCGCATCGCAAGCCCAGCGGATGTACGGAAGCGACGGTCTTCGGTCCCTTCTTCGTCGACAACGCGCCCGAGTATCGTAACGGCGACGACGTCGCCAACGGTGCGCGCGGCGAACCGTGCTTCGTGTCGGGCGTGGTGCGCGGCCCGGACGGCGAGCCGGTGAGCTGCGCGCGCATCGAAGTGTGGCAGGCGGACGCCGAAGGTTTCTACGACGTCCAGCACAGCAACGCCGACACGCATCGCGCAAGAGGCGTGCTGCACAGCCTTCCCGATGGTCGCTATCACTTTCGCTCGATCGTGGCGGAGCCGTATCCGATTCCGCACGATGGTCCCGTGGGTCGCATGCTCGAGGCGCTGGGACGTCATCCGTGGCGGCCTGCGCATCTGCATTTCATGATTACGGCGCCCGGCTACGAACGGCTCGTCACGCATGTCTTCCGCGAAGGCGATCGCTACCTGGACTCGGATGCTGTGTTCGGTGTGCGCTCGTCGCTGATCGCGCCGTGGATTCGCCACGAGAGCGGCACCGCGCCCGACGGCACGGTAATGGCGACACCATTCAGCACGCTCGCGTTCGACTTCGTTCTGAGCCGATCCTCATGA
- a CDS encoding YciI family protein, translated as MHYTVYCLDHDNMVERRLAHYEEHKAYLATSPVKMVMSGPLLAGDQETMIGSFFLYEADEIGDVMRFNSNDPFNKAGIWRTVDIRPFLKRVDNR; from the coding sequence ATGCACTACACCGTCTATTGCCTCGACCACGACAACATGGTCGAACGCCGTCTTGCCCATTACGAAGAACACAAGGCTTATCTGGCCACGTCGCCCGTCAAGATGGTCATGTCGGGCCCGCTGCTGGCAGGCGATCAGGAAACGATGATCGGCAGTTTCTTTCTTTACGAAGCGGATGAGATCGGCGACGTGATGCGCTTCAACAGCAACGACCCGTTCAACAAGGCGGGAATCTGGCGCACCGTCGATATCCGACCGTTCCTCAAGCGCGTCGACAACCGCTAG
- a CDS encoding NAD(P)-dependent oxidoreductase yields MPHTQEKHNAQQIGWIGLGKMGTPIVRNLLAAGFDVTVYDVDAERVDEAVRLGARRAEDVSSVARSAPLVFSIIPDDAVLRKVAHGTHGVIENANDGAVYIDMSTVSPAASGEVRDAARKRGIGYICAPVSGSTVLADKAQLTVFASGPKDAYGLALPVFQAMSTRQYYVGEDQQARYLKLAINHLVGSTAVLLAEALTLGTKGGLDWAEMLDVIGDSVAASPLVKYKLDPLKKRDFSPAFSSRQMLKDMSLVVDAGVEAGVPMTAAALVREQFARYAQGDGADLDFFSIVRAVEAQAGLSR; encoded by the coding sequence ATGCCGCACACGCAAGAAAAGCACAACGCACAACAGATAGGCTGGATCGGGCTCGGCAAGATGGGCACGCCCATCGTGCGCAATCTGCTCGCCGCAGGATTCGACGTAACCGTGTACGACGTCGACGCAGAACGCGTCGACGAGGCCGTTCGACTCGGCGCGCGCCGCGCAGAAGATGTCAGCAGCGTCGCGCGTTCGGCGCCTCTCGTCTTCTCGATCATCCCGGACGACGCCGTACTGCGTAAGGTCGCGCACGGCACACATGGCGTGATCGAAAACGCGAACGACGGTGCCGTCTATATCGACATGAGCACGGTATCGCCCGCGGCGTCGGGCGAGGTTCGCGATGCGGCGCGCAAGCGCGGCATCGGCTACATCTGCGCGCCCGTTTCGGGCAGCACGGTCCTCGCCGACAAGGCCCAGTTGACCGTGTTCGCATCGGGCCCGAAAGACGCGTACGGCCTCGCATTGCCCGTCTTCCAGGCGATGTCGACGCGCCAGTACTATGTCGGCGAGGATCAGCAGGCACGCTATCTGAAGCTCGCCATCAATCACCTCGTCGGCTCGACGGCCGTGCTGCTTGCCGAAGCGTTGACGCTCGGCACGAAGGGCGGCCTCGACTGGGCCGAGATGCTGGATGTGATCGGCGACAGCGTCGCCGCGTCGCCCCTTGTCAAATACAAACTCGATCCGCTGAAGAAGCGGGACTTCTCCCCTGCCTTCTCGTCGCGGCAAATGCTCAAGGACATGTCGCTCGTGGTCGATGCGGGCGTCGAAGCCGGCGTACCGATGACAGCCGCGGCGCTCGTGCGCGAGCAGTTCGCGCGTTACGCTCAGGGCGACGGAGCGGATCTGGACTTCTTCTCCATCGTGCGTGCCGTCGAAGCGCAAGCCGGCCTTTCCCGCTGA